DNA from Pelodiscus sinensis isolate JC-2024 chromosome 1, ASM4963464v1, whole genome shotgun sequence:
CTTTGGTCTAGCAAGGAGCAGCCAACTGAAGTTATACCCAGCgcccctcctctttctcccagTGACATCCCAGTGCCCTGCTTTCTTTTCCAGCTAACAGGAGGAATTTGTAGGCAGATCTCAAAAAACTTGTTGCGATATTCACTATTTTTCTGAGGAATCAACTGGAACTCCACAAAGATGAACTGGAAACAAAtcctttttctttcttgcctTGCAACATTTGTACTCTTGGTTGGTATGTATGATCCAGAGTAATAACAATGCTAAAAAGCAGAATAGAATTTTAGCAAGGAATGATACAAATCTGAACTCGTGTTGTTAGTGTAACATCTTGTAAGGACACAGTTATTTTCTACATTGCTAGTCAAATGAGCATGAGAAAGAATGAGAATCTAATCTCATCCACAGTTTCTAAAGGATTAATATATTGAGaaaacacagatttttaaaaatataattagataAAGTGGACTAAATGTCTTTGTAGGGCTTGTTAATTGGTTATTttcctaaaaaataaaaattgggaAGACAAACAGATGTATCTATATAGCTGCTGAATGTACTGTTGTTCTTGCTGTTTAAAAGTGAATTTCCCAGGCAGGTTGTTATTGGACTGCAGAGTTTCTAGGGTTTTAGCAGGTAGCAGCTTTCAACATCTGCTTGaggtttttcctgtgggatgctgcatttcttcactgaagtcagtattTGTACTCTTGTTATCCAGTTCTTCAGGAAAGTGACAGTGCTGCTGTGGGCACCGGGAAAGCCGCTGGGGAAAAAGACAAGGAAAGTAAGTGGAGATGCAAATTttaggtggaggggggggaggagaaaagttgCATATATGGCACATATGTACATTGATGCCCTTATTTATTCTCTGTGGCTGATCAAGCTCTTTCTGCCTTCAGGTGTGAAAAAGAAGATTTTTATACAAGAATCAGATGCCTCTAACTTCTTCAAAAAGCGTGGCAAAAGAGCCACCAAATCCAGAGCCGAGCTCAATGGTGAGGCTGTTCGGGAGTGTTTATGGAAAGCTGTATTTTCTTTGCCCCTCTTTCATCTACCGCTTCCCTTCAGACAGTCATGTGTTGCCTGCCCCTCTCTAAAAGGATTTATTCACTGATCAAAATGATGGTTGTTTCTTTTGGCTCAGAACAGGTTCCTTCGTAGTTACAATTTAAATTATAGAATATAACTACAAATAGCAATTTTGGGGCACAACCAAACGATTagagggggggaagaaaggggtttaaattttaataaatttaataaaaataatatgagAGAAAGATAAAAAATTGAACTTT
Protein-coding regions in this window:
- the UCMA gene encoding putative cartilage matrix-associated protein isoform X2 → MNWKQILFLSCLATFVLLVVLQESDSAAVGTGKAAGEKDKESVKKKIFIQESDASNFFKKRGKRATKSRAELNAETRQMLIADEQRREYFDEQRNEFENFVKEERKVETLPAVRTHSRAF
- the UCMA gene encoding putative cartilage matrix-associated protein isoform X1; translated protein: MNWKQILFLSCLATFVLLVVLQESDSAAVGTGKAAGEKDKESVKKKIFIQESDASNFFKKRGKRATKSRAELNAETRQMLIADEQRREYFDEQRNEFENFVKEERKEQQERSREQIEQWRQYHYDGLYPSYMYNRHYI